From the genome of Bos indicus isolate NIAB-ARS_2022 breed Sahiwal x Tharparkar chromosome 2, NIAB-ARS_B.indTharparkar_mat_pri_1.0, whole genome shotgun sequence:
atgttgttttttattattgttgttatttcctTTCAATCTCTGACAATACTGGTCTTCTAACTTTGATTTCTCTCCAGCCTCTGAATTGAGGCAAGTTAGATTATTATTTCTCCTGGAAGGAAAAGTGAATTTGTTTACATATTCCTCATCTCCATTTGGCATCTTGCAATTAGGAATTCTTTGATATGGTGACAATAATGCTTCAGGTTTTTCCTGTACCATCAACTTATAGGTGTTACAGTGATCCTTTTTGTCAAGAGACTTCATTTTTAGTGTCTTTTCAAAGCAAGCCTTTGATTGAGTTATTTTTGATTTACCATTCCAATTATGTTGGTCTTGACTCTctgttttaaattcaaaattttcTTCATGAGGAAACTGCATGAAaccatgttctttcttttttttcttaggcACTGTATCTATAAGTCTTTCTGAAGACTTATTTAGTGGAATCACCTGAGTGTTTTTGTTGGAACAGGGTTTTACTTTAATTGATCTCAGTATTTTAGCTTCTTGAGAATGTCTTTTCTGTTCCTGAATTATTGGTgggttttctttaatattttctaaggaaaaaacttctttttcttcctttttggtcAACTCTGTTTCTACAAGTCTTTCCTCAGGAGCTTTTTGTAAAGTGGTTTTCTGagcaatttttgaatatttattttgcttgtcTGAATGTTCCGCCACAAACTGATTTTCATCTCTTAAAGACAAATCTGGCTTTATACATTTTAGTGGTGTGGAACTAAAATTAACCAAATTTATGTGCTGGCTTATCCCCTTTAATTGCCTTTCTGTGATTAGTCCTGATTTTGACAGTTTTTCTATAAAAAGGCTCTGGAGGTGTTTGCTTAAATCAGCTTTTAgatctaaaatttcattttctgataaAGCTATAAGATAGCTTTGTAGAGATTTACTTAAGGgatatttcatgtttatttcaagtCTACTGCCAAAACTCCTGCTTGAAGTATCTTGTCCTAACTCCTGGAAAGATACTGAGGCACTTTGAGCTCTTAGAGAAGATACTTTTGAGCACATAGGGTCAGATTCTGTCTCTTTAAATAAACTGTTGTCTGAAAGGTTTTTCAGGAAATAGTTTTGgagaacttcatttaaaaaagatcTTAGTTTTATTTCCAAATGTTTATCTATGAAATGAtgattaaaattatttacaaaagacatgatttcttttacagtttctgaatatttctccagaaaaatattttgtcctTTTGGTTCTACTTTCTCATTCATCAAATACAGATTTTGATAGATTTTTGGTAAGTCTTCTTTGGTGATATGTCCTGATTCTGAAAGCTTTTCTACAAGGTAATGCTGGACATGTTTActtaattcagattttaaattttttatttctgactctGAGAGTTCTTCTAGAAATATACGCAGCTTTGGATTCAAAACAGGTTTTCTGTCCAATTTGTCTGCTGTATCAAAATTTTCTTCGATTTCTTCAAGGTCTTCTGTCTTATTTTGAAAAGGATGTTGAATTAgtctttctaattctttttctggTGGTCTGttttcagattgattatatttgaaaaaaaagttaaatatgtttttcaaaaaagattttaacatTATTACATCAGAGTCATTAAGTTTACCTGTTAATGAGGTacataagttttctaaagtagaacttgtatcattttcttctctatcaAGTCTCTGACCATTATTACTTGGCAAATCTGATTTTTTATCTGGTGTCGACTGGTATTTTGAATCATGTGGGGATGTATTTTGGCCTTTGTCTATGAATTCAACTCTTTTAAAAGAAGAAGTGGTTTCTTGGTGAATGATGGCTGAATTCTGGTCTGAAAGAGGTTCTGCTTTGCCTCTGATTTCTGAATACTCCTCTGTGGAATCCTTTGGCTTTTCTTCAGCAAAAGCTGTCTCTGTATCCAGCAAAAAACCTTTCTGGTATTCTTGATCTAATTCTATCACTTTGATTATCCCTGATTCTAAAAGAGTATCTACAGGAAATGCCTGTATTATCTGGCTTATAACAGAATTGGCTGGTGGAAATTCTATTTCATTATTGCTTTCTTCATAGTGGGGAACTAGAACACTGGAAGAGAGCGAACTCTCCCAAGCTGTGGGTAACTGCCTCTGTGAGTCTATCTGTGTTTCACTCGCTTCCTTCACTCCTTTTGCCAACTCTGAGAAGATCGGTGCAgtgaatatttgctttataaCATAATCATATACAAGGCTATTCAAATCTGGTTTGGAGCTAGAtatttcactttttgaatgtttctttttgaaactaCTCTTTTTTTTAGTTGGAAAATCTATCTCACCAGGCTGTAAGTGTTTTTCAGAGACAGGTTCCTCTTCTGCCTCAGGAGAATTTCCTGGTCTGCCTTCTGAAAGTGAATCTGGgggaatatttttaattatttgacttAAAAGAGACTTTGAATTTAAAATGCCTCCTTCTGAATGCCAGTTACTTAAATCTTGacttttttcaaatactttatcTTCTAAACTACTTGGTTGTTCATCATGGATAACCAGAAGTGGAGAACTGtaacttttctttcttgcttcagGGTCCATAGAAATACCTGGTGTAGAAAATAATCTATCTGAAAGGTCTTGcagatttttacttaaaattgacTTAAGCACCAttgattgttttaaattttctatgtGGGAAGTAAGACTTAATGATTTTGAGAGGCGACATTTATGTACATTTACTTTTCCAGTCACTGATGAGTCTCCCTCAAAGTTTGGTAAAGAAACATGTGGTAGTTTTTCTTGTAACATATTCTTAGCGTCTAAAGTCTTTATTGTGGTGATACTAGAATGATGAGCTAAATTATTCTTAGTGTCTAGAGTCTTTATTGTGATGATACCTGGATCATGGGCCACATTATTCATAGGGTGTGAAGTCTTTACTGTGGTGATACCAACATCACCAGCTAAATTATTCTTAGTGTCTAAAGCCTTTATTGAAATGATGTCAAGATTATGGGGCCAGGTTTTACTAGCAGGTCTTGAAGTTTTTGAATGTGTTGGGTAAGGAGGGTCTTGATCTTCATGCTCTATAATCTCTGCacttaaaatatttctacatTTGAGCATATCTTGGTCTTTCCTTTTTTGAACTGACATTTTGTTGTTTATATTCCTTAGAAAAGGATCAAAACCATTCTTGATGTTGAATTTCTggaattataatatttaaaaaaggtaagaaattctgaaacatttgaaatttataataaaatttctacTTAATTTTCTGTGAgcaatcttccaatttattcaTCTTCCTACCTTTTTACCAAGAGAAAACcaactttaattattttaaaatatttaaagttggaATAATAATGAGAATCATAGTGCAAATTTTTCAAATTCCTAATTCTTATACTATGTTGTGTTCAAGAGCTTTTTGCTATCTGAAAGATTTTGAACACTTAAAAGGCACTCATCAATAGTTTTTCTTTAAGAACTCCATTTCCAGTGTTAGCTGAATTTGCTTAGACAAAAGCTAACATCATAATCTAAGTCCTAtccatataaatattttagtagCAATGGgggtaacttttttaaaatgcaaggCAAGTAATAGATATTCCATTAAAAGTATTCTCTAAAGATTGATTTGGGAGCATAGATCATTTGAGAATTTAAACAATGATGTCCTTAGTATGTTACAGTAGAATCTTGCTGtttgataaatatatatgccTCCCTCAGAAACTGTAGAAAACAGTACACAAAGTTCCAAAGTACAGCGAAATGTCAGTGTAATAGTTACAGGCAATTTTGTAGCTCTGAGATTAGGCTATTCTATTATTGAAGTAGCCTTTCAAAATGAAGTCTCTTATTCAAACTTTTTGTTCATACTCCCATTATTcaatttaaaaggcaaaatgtgAAATAATCAACCTAGTATTTGTTTAGTTCATAtggttttcaaatgttaattGATACCCAGGCAACAGCATCAgaatccttgttttttttttaaaaaaaatacaaattccagGCTCCatttccaaattcagatttaTTAGGTCAGAGGTGGGACCTGGGAATGCGTATTTTTGTAAAGATAGGTGAGTGCTTCCAATGGGTAGTCTGGTTTTGGAACCACTGAATTACACAAAGTATTAGAGAAACCTATTATTAAGTATAATTGCTATTGGGATAAGAAAACTCAGGACTCACCTGATATGCTGGTTTGAATTCTGTATATTCTGGTTTGAAACATggtgaaatgtattcttttggtGAGAAAACCACCTTATAAAAagagaagttttaattttagaCTGCTTGTAATGAAAGGATACTTCCCAAGATAATTTTACTCATTCAATAGTTATTAAagatagtaaacattttaaaaactaaagaaatattttcctcaTAACTACTGTAATTTGCTAATAATCAAAAGAAGTTTATATCAGACATATATAATAATCTTCACTTCCCTGACACTACAATACTCTATCGAATCTGTAAAACCAAAATAATGCTCAGCAACTTTAAGCAGaaacaaaagtagaaaagaaaacagaactgttAAAACAAATTTAATCTAGTTTTAAAAGGTTGTGAAACACTTTAGATAATAAGTGGCATCTGATATTATAGTGAGACAACAATTTCAATGACTCTCAACCTGTAATTGTTAAATGGGTAACTACTGCCTAAGGAAACACTTTATGCTAAATCAAGGTGTTCAGGAAAATTACAGAAACACTGAATTTTTGCAGATGGAAGAcactttgtatatgtgtgtgctcagtcacgtccaactctttgtggccccctgctctgtagcctgccaggctcctatgcccatggaagtttccaggctagaatactggagtagggtgtcatttcccactccaggggatcttcccaacccagagactgaacccactggtaggcagattctcaaccactagcaccacctgggaagcccagaagacgCTTCAGAGATAATCAAGACCTACTCTCTGTTTTACACAAGAACCTGCAGTTGAAGTTTTGCCCTAAGTTACCAGATTAAATCCTAGGCATTCTAAATTTTCATCCGACGTGCCTACTACCACACAATGAAAACTGCAGTGAAAGACAATGGCGCTTTGAAAATATCATAAGATGCATGTATACCTCCAACTCATTAATGATACTATCTCTTTGCAGAACACTTAGTATTATAAAGCACTTTTCTCTACACTGTTTCCTTTAGTCTGTAGCTGCTTCATTATATATCAAGTCAGTTAAAATAATTCAATGAATGACGCTTTCATAAGAAATGCTTTTGGTTTAAGTATTCGTTAATATTAAGCAGTCATAACATGACTTTATTCTTATATCTTCAGCAGTTTCCCATGTTATGTTATTAACTACCGTTAGACACTGACTTTAAATGATTTCTCCAAGTATCTCAGAATTCCCCACTACAGTTTCTCTCCTCCAGAAAAACGTGTCTTAATTTGGAACTCTACAAATACATCTCATTCTTTTCCACATCTgttcttttgctcattttatttttccttgaactTTCCAAAATCtctctttaaaagtttaaattctaACATTTGAAAGTTTGTTGCTTTAAGTCAATTTAgtagaaaaattaaagttaaatgaaatatatctGACAAGGAAGTGGAAGAATaagtagtaggaaaaaaaaattaaagctccCCCCTAATATATAAGcatggaaaaatatatgaaaggatACAAAATGTTAACGTTGTTTTCTCAAGGGAGAAAAATCTGGACAAAAGGTAAGATGATGACACTATTAAATTTTACTGTTAACTCTATATTATTGATTAGATGAACATCCAATACTTTTGTGAGTTAAAAAAATCCAGGACAGTTgttattcagtccctaagtcaatgtccaactctttgtgaccccaggaactgcagcaccccaggcttccctgtccttcactatctgagtttgctcaaattcatgttgagtcagtaataccatctacccatctcatcctctgttacccccttctccttctcccttcaatattttcccatcatcagggtcttttccagtgagtcagttcttaacatcaggtagccaaagtatttgtgtttcagcttcagcaccagtccttccaatgaatttcaggattgatttccttaaggattgactggtttgatctccatgttgtccaagggactctcaagagtcttctccagcaccacagctcgaaaacatcaattctctggctctcagccatctttatggtccaactctcacatccgtacatgactacgggaaaaagcatagctttggctatatggaccagcaaagtgatgtttctgctttataatacactgtctaggtttgtcatagtttttcttccaagaaccaAGTGTATtttagtggctgcagtcactgtccgcagtgattttggagcccaagaaaatgaaatctgacgcTATTTCCCCAAATACCCTCCAGGGAAGCTTGCCTGTCACACAGAGCATGCCTATACAGCCAACATACTCCTTCATTCACAAAcataaaacaaaccaacaaaactcATCAGATATGTGAGGAAAATCAGTATATGTAAGTGAAAGATCAATAAGAATAAACAGAGCTAACCCCAGAGTAAATAGAGCTATTTCTGAGGAATGCAGGGGGAGAATGACCCTTGGAAAGATTCAAAATAGTATCCTCAGAAATATTTAGAAGGGCATTGATTTCCACATAGctatataatcagttcagttcagttgctcagtcgtgtccgactctttgcgaccccatgaatcgcagcaggccaggcctccatgtccatcaccatctcccggagttcactcaaactcacgtccatcgagtcagtgatgccatccaaccatctcatcctccgtcgtccccttctcctcctgcccccaatccctcccagcatcagagtcttttccaatgagtcaactctttgcatgaggtggccaaagtactggagtttcagctttagcatcattccttccaaagaatacccggggctgatctcctttagaatggactggttggatctccttgcagtcctataTAATAGGCACGTCAAATTTAATGTATACATAATAGGATTCTAGATTacctccctgctccccacttccctcaaaacacacacacacacacacacacacacacacacacacacaaaaccttggcttttctctatttttcctcaTCTCAGGTAATGGTGCCACCTCTACTGAACTGTTAGACCAGAAACCTGTCTCAACCTTTCTTTCGTCCTCTTCATATGTAAGCCAGCATTAAGTCCTATGCCTATtgccttcaaaatatattaaatatccaATAATATCCTACCACCACCTACTACCCCTGCAGCACAAGTCACCATCATCTCTTTCCAACAAGAGTCTCTTAACTAGTCTCTTGCTCCCTGTGACACAGACTGAGAGTTACTTTcccaaaatacatattatttcaaGAACCTCAATATTTTAGGAGCAAAAATGTCCCTTACTCAAAAAGCTACATCTTCCAGCCTCCTTTAAAAGACAGAAGTGGCCATGTAACAAGGTTCTGGCCAACTACATATAGCTGAAAACTGTTGGAAGATGCTTCTAAGAGTATATCTTAAAACAGAGGCAGACTGAGCTGACAGGTACTTAGTCAAcctttattcctttcttcttcctgcctGGAACACATCATGATTCCTAGAAGTACAGAGTTCATTTAGTGTTACTCTATACTAACATGCATATGCTGACAATAGATTCCAGAAAGAAAGGACACGTGGGTCCAGGATGACATCACAAAAACCACTGCACTACTATTTAAAGCAGTGtttctaaatttttgtttataattctTAACTGATTCAACAACTTCCACACATACTGAGTCTATTCATCCACAATGGAATGaagctagaaatcaataatagaaggaaactggaaaaataacaaatatgaaGAAAGTAAACACTTGTAGCAATAAGTACACGCAGTGCCCAGAGCTTGATTTACAAATATTCTCTAGTAAAATAACCAGGACTTTATGTAGAAACTATTGACATGACTGGGTAAGAAAAATTCACTATGAGCCTGGAACATCATAGAGCACTAAAAACTATGaaaatgctcaaaaaataaaaggatagggGCATGTCATTGGGACACAGGACACACTGAAAGTCCCAATGGCCAAAGCTTGAAAAATTAATACAACAAAATACATAATACCAtagattataattatatatatatatatatatatatatatatatatatagctatactCATGAAAAATACACCCTTGAAAGTAGGCTAGAGTTAGGGACTTACTTCAAAAAATCCAAGCagtgaaagcaaaaaaaacaGTAACTGCACCGTAGAGAAACCTGGCAATCAAGACCTAAAcgaggtagggggtgggggggaggcggtcctaagatggcagaggaataggatggggagaccactttctcccccacaaattcatcaaaagatcatttgaacactgagcaaataccacaaaacaacttctgaacactggcagaggacaccaggcacccagaaaggcattGTCTttaaaaggaggtaggacaaaagataaaaagagagacaaaagagttagggatggagacccgtctggggcgggggaggagtcttaaaagaggagaagtttccaaacaccaggaaaccctctcactggcgggtctgtggggagttttggaatctcagagggcaacataaccaggaggaaaaaataaaataataaaacccacagataacaggcctaactgcaactcccagtggagaagtagcccagatgctcacgTCCACCACCACcaagtgggggctgaacagggaggcccCGGCTGCATTGCTTaaggtaaggactgggcctgaatgccctcaGGGCAATCTGatggagctaacgtgagatagcaacccaaaccgtgggatagccagagaggaaaaaaaaaagaagaggaaagagagagagaactttcctgcgaaaagctctaacctaaggcactgccggagaaggcgatgacaccccactccagtactcttgcctagaaaattccatggacggaggagcctggtaggctgcagtccatggggtcgcgaagagtcggacacgacagagcgacttcactttcactttcatgcattggagaaagaaatggcaacccactccagtgttcttacctggagaatcccagggatgggggagcctggtgggctgccgtctacggggtcgcacagagttggacacgactgaagcgacctcagcagcagcagcagcaaggcattgCCGGCCGGcttacagaacaaaggactgagcgaataccaaaggagagttAGCCGGCTGCGGACGGCCCATCCCCCACCGGaggctgggaggcaggcaggtgacagccagagccagaaggaaaggggcaaactcggccccagagatggcatcctctaccaaactgtgagcaggctcccagttgctaacaaGTCTTCCTGGggtcctggacggttgacatccatcaggagggtcacagccagagattagcaccccagaagagacacacagcacacctgagacagcaCTCCGGCtgcacacccaggaaactgagcagCTGGGACTGAGAGATGATAAGATGCACCACCCAGCTGGGAAGAGtgtgcttgccaagcacctggttgcctgagctgctccgacctgggaagggcacaaaacgcaggcccaactgagtctgtgcctttgtggagtacctgagaacctgaacctgagcggcgtAGATCTGGGAAGTGTACGCAGCCCAGGGCTTGCCTTAGGCAGTTCCCCCGCAGAGCaatctggagcctgagcagtgtagaccgggaaagcacacacgctgtgagcaggtgcaaacccagtgtggcccagacactgcgagcactcc
Proteins encoded in this window:
- the C2CD6 gene encoding cation channel sperm-associated targeting subunit tau isoform X1, with product MEPPQDMEKVSNAEDNHNRRVHSLYTAPLFQRSSQTNLENMQARGSEFSSTAWNVQGRDKPSNLSKVESKEGPGYRLLNMLRKTLKGSENKAPEVTHEAPSLVPFGDVVGCLAIHIRNCKHFTPKIISQHYSNLFIRISINNVVKCTKTCSLLSQNTEKDIMITFDEVKYFSVQVPRRQDDEKNNIRLELMQHDNTKKYLLLLGSVQVHLYEVIQKGCFTGELQVLNKNTFICRVEVEFMFSYGNFGYGFSHQLKPLQKIIKPSMFMDIAPPPERTDPVTNVIIPQPIAYPAFLSPDLNVTVGVPATSQSNQPSVVQLEKLQQQPRERLEKMKKEYRHLSTWAEKASYLEGLLTPGLEHKEPKESNINEIPESQLEERPTDTVTSGISLIKEEAETIPSELLDNDDKKGLSLPTLNQSSKDDSSVVAPKTDMPSKETDTPLSTIPRLSITEENQIPPLEEHQQEAMPVKKMKNLFFLPEEKLKDRYPSLLKTDLHPSESSPYCCTKENLNRPCSLDELMQDKACGQKNTNRKGKSVVFSPKEYISPCFKPEYTEFKPAYQKFNIKNGFDPFLRNINNKMSVQKRKDQDMLKCRNILSAEIIEHEDQDPPYPTHSKTSRPASKTWPHNLDIISIKALDTKNNLAGDVGITTVKTSHPMNNVAHDPGIITIKTLDTKNNLAHHSSITTIKTLDAKNMLQEKLPHVSLPNFEGDSSVTGKVNVHKCRLSKSLSLTSHIENLKQSMVLKSILSKNLQDLSDRLFSTPGISMDPEARKKSYSSPLLVIHDEQPSSLEDKVFEKSQDLSNWHSEGGILNSKSLLSQIIKNIPPDSLSEGRPGNSPEAEEEPVSEKHLQPGEIDFPTKKKSSFKKKHSKSEISSSKPDLNSLVYDYVIKQIFTAPIFSELAKGVKEASETQIDSQRQLPTAWESSLSSSVLVPHYEESNNEIEFPPANSVISQIIQAFPVDTLLESGIIKVIELDQEYQKGFLLDTETAFAEEKPKDSTEEYSEIRGKAEPLSDQNSAIIHQETTSSFKRVEFIDKGQNTSPHDSKYQSTPDKKSDLPSNNGQRLDREENDTSSTLENLCTSLTGKLNDSDVIMLKSFLKNIFNFFFKYNQSENRPPEKELERLIQHPFQNKTEDLEEIEENFDTADKLDRKPVLNPKLRIFLEELSESEIKNLKSELSKHVQHYLVEKLSESGHITKEDLPKIYQNLYLMNEKVEPKGQNIFLEKYSETVKEIMSFVNNFNHHFIDKHLEIKLRSFLNEVLQNYFLKNLSDNSLFKETESDPMCSKVSSLRAQSASVSFQELGQDTSSRSFGSRLEINMKYPLSKSLQSYLIALSENEILDLKADLSKHLQSLFIEKLSKSGLITERQLKGISQHINLVNFSSTPLKCIKPDLSLRDENQFVAEHSDKQNKYSKIAQKTTLQKAPEERLVETELTKKEEKEVFSLENIKENPPIIQEQKRHSQEAKILRSIKVKPCSNKNTQVIPLNKSSERLIDTVPKKKKKEHGFMQFPHEENFEFKTESQDQHNWNGKSKITQSKACFEKTLKMKSLDKKDHCNTYKLMVQEKPEALLSPYQRIPNCKMPNGDEEYVNKFTFPSRRNNNLTCLNSEAGEKSKLEDQYCQRLKGNNNNNKKQHLEIFTHYKEEIQTLYTKPNELCNEKYAWVPESQLLKILIAEKNSKPSLFPEVLKRENLKPKVRKERDRVSKQKKSFNKIDSVLPTTPPSTGIHLRKSVPRTLLHWTARRTTHDCSDRFEELHVTSFKHLENAKSRARLLEKSPDDSHNQFKRFARPYTAPEVNKRGESYTGKFTSPRMVSAGLVHINDSIPEYEIHKMRPKKKIKREY